The following DNA comes from Pseudorasbora parva isolate DD20220531a chromosome 8, ASM2467924v1, whole genome shotgun sequence.
ttcacacctgtttcttcacaaaattgatgacctcagtgattgaatgccacactgctatttttttgaacacacccctttcaactaattcaactaattgcccaattgcccagccttaagagcgtgcatatcatgaatgctgggtcttgtttgttttctgacaatctactgaacctactggtaacttgtttgccacgtagcaataaaaaaatatacgaaaaaccttgattattctggttagtcacattgtactgctattattttgaaaaatactgTACTAATACATACAGTAAAGACCGTACCCTGTTGTTATGCTTTGCTTGTTCCAGACTGGCTGTGAAGTTGAAACACCTGCAGGGGACTCCAGCGCTTTGACTGACATCTACATATCTGTGGAGAAAATCATTGACGGTGCCATTTCAGTTGAAAAGATAAAACAAGCATCTGCTTTGGAAACTGAGGTAGGCACCTTTTTCTAGACTCAGCGTCAGGGTTAGTGTTGTCCACCACTACGCTCTGGCCTTCCTTTAGAGCGCGTTCACAGGCTGACACAATGCTGCCACGAGCCAAGCAAGTCCTAGAGTTCATGTGCAGATTTTACAGCATTACAGGCAGTTAAAGGACAATTCAGGTGAAAAattaacctaggggtaattaacacatggttaccgagtagatcgttctcgggatgcattttcatgaaaatcaaatgtaaagagttttatctctaaaaacagattagcctTTAACGCTTGTCCATGGGTCACAgagtaaataaaattaaatcgctagttaataccactaacaaggctcaaaatagcctcacactaacacggtagcataatgatgGTCCCTATTGTAATATTTACCATTTTATAATCAGTAGTGTAGAAAAGTTCATGAAAGTGTCACTCCACAATACAATAGCTAAGTAAATATGTATGCAGTCATTGTGCGAACTGTTAAAACATTTGTTTACACATTTTGCTGTTGATAGGGCTGACATTTTATACCACCATTTAAGATAAATCTTATCTCAAACCCGTCGCACCTGCGCAGCGAATCGGGGAGCTGTTCGAGGTTCGTGTGGCTTGTCATCTGTTGTTGGGTGAGACAGACACATGCTGGTGTCTGTGAGCTTCGTGTGCTGAGACCGCTGCAGAACGGAACAGAGATTTTTCTGTCTACTCTTGACCTCTGTGGTCCGTTTGGTCACCAGATTCACCACTAAGGTTGTACTGCCTATTGGTCAGAGGTGGGTAGAATATCCAAAAACTGTACTCAAGTAAGTACTTGTAGAAATATTTACTGAAAGAAAAAGTGAAAGTAGTCTATGGGATGATTTTAATCTCAAAACGATTAATACATGCGTGCACAATTATCCATGAACTTTTTACTATCCACAAATGCCTTTCAACTTTGAACACAGAATTGCATGAATGTGCTGCAGTTTGTACAAATAGAGACATTTTTGTGaatagaaatgttttatttttcatttgtgtATAATTTGTGCATACCACAAagatgtgcatttgtggatcatGTAACACGTGCATTTATTGACGTGTTTTCTGCTTTGATCTCATTTGAATTTGAGACTTTCAATTCGTGTTTTCAAGCATTTCACAACCCACACAACTATCAGTGAACACGCCTGGTGCTGATTATTAATGTATGCACAAAGGTGTATTTCTACATTTAAACTAAAACTACCACTTGTGTGTGCAAAATCCAGATATAGCCCACATATTAACTAACGAGTGCAATGTCGCCCAACGTAACAAATTAAAAGTACAGTATTTTCATTAGAAACTTACGAGGTAAAGTAAATGTAACTTCCAAAAAATATACTCTTAAAAGTACAATAGTCTTAGTGCATGTCATTGTGCTTCATTACATTCTTCCAAAATATCATGGTCTACACCCACTTTATCTctgatcaaatgtttaaacatatattttttttaaacatttagtaaTTTCTTGTCTTTCAATTTAATATTTGACTTGATATGGTTCAAAACAGGGTTTCTGGAGTTGATTTAGTCTAAACTCTACAGCTATGGACTCAAAGAAGGGTTTTGTCTTATTATGGATGTTGCTGTCGTCCACCTCCACTGGAATCAAACTAGATGGAAATGGTTATGTTGACGTTATCATTGCTATCAGTTCAAAAGTACCACAGGATAACACACTGATTGATAAAATAAAGGTAAATATGTACTTTATTAAGCAAAATATGCATTAATGTTTTTAGTTGCTTTTGTCAAAGATAATATTTAGTTGTCGTTctaggtgccctagaatgatttgaaacaatatgttaaattgttctctgatatttACATAGAGgctatgtggcttatttaagggcaaaaattgtccagatacagttttacacgtccatttacaaccctataaattgtccctatgtaatgctctgtttttgccttatttggaagggtcatgaatattaatgttaagctCTGCTCtaattggcttatttcagccgctcacactgactgaatgacactaagcagaaaatctcaaatggagattgataaaatgcagcttacttgtttattggtgttttcagatcatccccACGCAAGAAAGAGCTCGcgtgcttgcggttgccagatttcagtcatttaaatcccccaaacagagcttttctgtgaaaagaacacatatACTATActgtgttttacctaaacatgtccaatctggatattcttcagtttaagacgctgagcaaagcttgcttgaaatgggccgaacaaacgaacgattttgaattaaattgttgtggtatttGTTTATAAAcattgttaggggttaacagcttatgacccaggaccagcaGTGAAGAAacgaagacagagtcaggattgcaattaattaaaagaaaaatgtgcttagaatagtttgcagtttcaaaagcagaagccagcttcaagtctcacaaggagttcgtaggccgcgctccctctctcaccgtctcgttgcctcgccctatcgtacatacaattgtcccaacagttataccgttttcaaggtcttatccacgtcattactgcaatgtggatggttctgattggctcagagaccatgcacagtcatggtaaatttccactcaagtcagttaatctgatgcatgTTTCCACTGACGTatcacttgttgacgctttcaccccagaattaggcccgcagtgaccttccagatctggagcaggcgccagcttgcccagaacaacaagtccacccatctcttagggtgcccattgtacaccattctgatctgtaacacagaatattgcgcacatacatagatacacagtctctccaaggttggagctgattaagctccagttctaaccatttcttaccaaaacatactgataacatgtgctttcttttagtgagagggacacacaatagtacaggcaatattcattttgagtctttagtgtttcagtaaaaggaaatataaaaggaataaaacataataaattaaatgaaagacaaatccatatttcatatctggaagccgggctaagtgagcaaacgctgttactgcactcctgacatgttaggggtgtgtgatacctcaaatccaaacacatgaccttgttgccagtgtttagtgacacattaCACATCTCTAGCCCAgtccctcagtcactcctcagagaccaaatacacactttagaaaacaagaaactaaaacaaaatcataactagatagaatcattataataatacaggataaatattgattaaagttttgattatgaagttaattgggatataaatatatacaggtatattgaagcggcagtggatttcagaatccccccctTCAACATCAACCATAACTTAAACAAACTTAAACAACttgttatttcactatggcaaggttaatcaaatttttcattctagggcacctttaaagaaaatcaaagaaagaaatataATGAAGTTTTATTAACAGTATTTGGGAATGAACAAATTAaagtataattatttttataaaaactgTATACAAATTGAGTTTTTCCTCATTTTTCTTTCTGACAGGATATGGTCACTGAAGGGTCGGTTCATCTTCATCAAGCATTGGATAAAAAGGTCTATTTCAAAGAAGCTACGATTCTAGTTCCACCCCACTGGAATAGTAAGGAATTTTCCAGAGCAAGAACAGAGTCCTTTGAAAAGGTACAGAGAATTATGCCATTTCAtcatatttgttaaatattaatggtaccctagaatgatttgaaacaatatgttaaattgttctctgatatctacatagagggtatgtggcttgtcaaatgactatagttttattttatatggtggaaaaggtgacgtttgctagaaggatcgaatgaacgatctaagcaaagtatctaaggttgtattttgtaatacaaaataatattaccctttgtcattagacacactatttagtttggtatggtacttggtgtttcctattgttactgtaatctagacaatgctgtctctctaagaaactttcaatttaatcagaaattgtttaaacagtcaataagtggataaatcactacttactgcttgcaggaatatagttgcccttttcttcagtttaagacgctgagcgaagcttgcttgaaatgggccgaacaaatgaACGagcttgaattaaattgttgtggtatcggattataaatatcaaccatgactgttgacatttattatctgtgggaaggttagaaaagtcctcaggtctcctgaacagcctggaacatgaagtgtgtctaTGCAAGCTTGTACCTGATGATTCGCTCCATTTCGCtccatgtttggacagatgcaaatgttgggggcgtgcatataaatgatccccaatgcttgcgtctcagttggcgttatgttgagaggcacttttttttccatggagttttggattcatgagatttacatagatgtaggaggcaatgatgtttgagactcacagtatgtgatgtccatgtactgaactctaattatttcactatggcaacgttaattcaatttttcattctagggcacctttaatgttcAGTTGTTTCAATAAGATACTGCTGACACAATTTCTGTATGAAATGCaggcaaaaataataattgacaATGCTAAACCAGCATACGGTGATGAACCCTACACTCATCAGTATGGTGAATGTGGAGCTGAGGGTCAGTACATTCATTTCACCCCAAACTTCCTCCGAGACGACACACTCATTAATTTTTATGGGTCAAGAGGTGAATGTCATCTGTTATCCTACTGTATAACATTAATGCAGTCATCTGTTGGCTTTACTAACAAGAATGTTTGTTTGCAGGAACGGTCCTGCTTCATGAATGGGCTCATCTGAGATGGGGCGTATATGATGAATACAGTGAAACCGAGCCATTCTACCTCTCTAATGGCCATATTGAAGCTACAAGGTCATAAAACTTTAACAAAAAGAAAGCGTATTATTAAAATCTCATTTGAAATGATCTCAACTATTTATTTCCTTCCTATCTTTAGGTGTAGCAAAGACATAAAAGGTCAGATTTATGATGAATCACGCCAACCGTGCCACACTTATCCACAAACTTCACTACAGACTAAACGGTGCAATTTTTATCCTGACAAAAATCAAACAACATACACTTCCATAATGTTCTCCCCAAGCCTGGACTCTGTAAGTACAGATTTTACATGTTTCCACACATGCTAAATGTATCTTTTGCAATGAATTCATGCAAACATATAGAATTGATTGATTATTCAGAATATCTGGTTTCAGGTGAGTACATTTTGTCGTGAAAAAGAGCACAATTATGAAGCCCCaaatttgcaaaataaaaaatgtggcaAAGCAGCATGGACTGTGATATTTGAGGATTCTGTGGATAAAGACGCACTTCGTTCTCTAGAACCAATGAAGTCCTCTCCACCAGCACCATCCTTCAAAGTTGTGCAGAGAATGCATCGAGTTGTTTGTCTCGTCCTTGATGTCTCAGGAAGCATGGAAAAAGTATGCAAAAACATTAACTTCACATCACTGTTAAAAAAagtcaggtctccaattgaaaatgtccatttttttataatctaaattttttagttggccaaattgaatttctgtgaattaaattgcgtTGTCAATTGgaatctgtgttgaaaacaaaaGATGCTTTCTTATAACCTTTAGTGCTCTGATGTGAGCTCAATCATTTTGAAAACTGAGAAAGCATGAAAACTGATACCACATTTTCCAGGACTCCAGAATCCTTCGACTCCAGCAGGCTGCCACATATTTCCTGCGGAACATCATTGAGGATCAAGCCAGTGTTGGAATTGTGACCTTTAGTACTAATGCTAATACTCTCAGCCCCTTGATTACCATTGACAACGAGTCCAAACGAGAGAATCTCATCGGATTTTTGCCAAAAGTAGCAGACGGATGGACAAACATGTGTAAAGGCCTCAATCTAGGCTTGGAGGTACCATATTTATATGTTTATGATTTGTTCAGTAGCCTATATAGCCTACAGTTTGTTTTATGCTAATGTTCTGTATTTGTCCTCAAAACTTAAAGGTACTCAAAAAGGACAATGGGGATGTAGTAGGGGATGAAATCATTTTTCTGACAGATGGTGAAGCGACGGACGATATTAATAATTGTGTTCCGGCTGCACTTAAAAGTGGTGCTATTATACACACAATAGCGTTGGGTGCTAAAGCAGATAAAGCACTGAGGGAAATGGCTGACAAAACTGGTAAGTAACATTGTTGCATAATAACGTTCAGTGTTTCAGATAAAAAGTCCCAgttaaaaatgaattaatttcATTACTTAGACCAgcagttccctttcagttggtcacgttcgacgtacgtcagaactagactgacgaatggggatcacttctggagaccctatcagcttcgagatttagaaaacgggccaatggaCATTGGCTTGCGTGCTTTGCATAGCGCACCCCGCCCCGTTgcgcgggtataaagcggaGGCGCTCACCACGCACCAttgtcattcacttcggagccgaacggcGTTGATGAACCATCTGACTGCCTGCTATctagcaagagagagagaaagcgtgtGCCGGGGGAAATCGCTCTTGTGTTGGCCAGATGGCACGAGACAGCGCGACCGCGATCTCACTGCTGCtgagagagctgctgttttcacagcaaactgagcaagttacacacacacacatacaccacaCACAGTTGGTTCGGTGGGCGTGTTCCTTTTTCTGGTGAGAGCAGAAAACAGGCTGCACACAAATCCTGTCATTTCTGCCGCGGTCGATCCCTGGGTGCTTCAACACCTAAAAGAGCAGattttcctcacaaaaagagctacaCGGGTGACGTGctgtccttttcaggatgtctttccacccgtgcgtttctggatgcggtcgttCCCTGTCGCCCGCTGGCGGTCACAAGCGCACGTGTCTGGGCTTACAGCACTCTTACAGCACAACATGACTATCGCGGCGCTGAGGTCGAGACTCGCCTTCCTCCGGGAAGGGGGAGTCCCCCTACCCATAGCTCAATCTAGGTCTATTCCTGCCCAGCAGAATAGACCTACTTTGATGGATGGCCGGGGTGACCTGAGGATTACAGTTAGGACAAACCCATCGAGTGAGCCTCCGCGGGACCCTAATCCCTCACGAGTGCTGCAACCGGTGGTGTTTTCGGGAGACCCCGTCGGCCCCCCACATGCGCGGCCGACGGTGTCATTTGGGGCACCCGCGGACGAACAGATGTCGATCGCTGCATCGGAGGGGGAGTTTCAGTCCTCTGGGGATGAAGATTCGACTGTACTGCCTCCCTCTGGGAGAGTGGCAACGGTCGAGTCGGACCCCGAGTTGATGGCTATGCTTTCCGGGGATGCCGAAaaggtcgggcttgagtggaaccctccaccacgtcccgagCCTTCTAGGTTGGATGATTGTTTTCTCGGGGCGGGCCGTGCTGGTTCATTGTtcacttcattgtacccaagaaaagcgGCGGGTTACGGCCGATCTTGGATCTGCGGTTCTTGAACCGGTCCCGTCTCAGGCTACCAGTCAGAATGTTAACGCAGGAACGCGTTCTCTGACGCATCCGTCCCTGAGATTGGCCTTTTTTGGCTGGTCTCGAGATTATAGGTCTACTATGCAACTGTTCCTACTCAACCCACAAAATCAAACCAGCGTCTCTGGCATGGAAGTATAGTCATGCTAACAAGGATTTTAAAGACCGCAGCCTTTAGCGTCAGTCTAATGTGCCTCTTG
Coding sequences within:
- the pnkp gene encoding bifunctional polynucleotide phosphatase/kinase; translated protein: MNSRTCLARGSIVSACERALKEGQSVVVDNTNPDAESRKRYVDVSQSAGVPCRCFNFTASLEQAKHNNRFREMVPSATKHVHVNDMVFHSYKNKIVAPSLSEGFSEILQIHFVPSFSDKRSEFLFRQFSEG